The DNA sequence AAAATAATATTTACCCGGGGCTAAGTCTGTAAAAGTATGCGACTGCGCTACAATTCCTGTTTCAACAGGTCTTGCCGGTGCAATTGCTGCTGTTGTACTCGTAATTTCGTATTTAAATGGTGATATACCATTCGTAATTGTAACTTTTAAATCTGTATTTAATTTTGCAGGATCACAAGTGATAACCAGTTCCTGATCAAAAGCTAAACCTGTCGGTGGTTTTAATGCAAGTATAGTCGCTGAAGTAGGAAATGTACAACCATTGGCATCTTTGACCATAATATTAACTACACCTGGCGTATTGGTTGTAAATTCATTTGAATCTACATATCCAGCACCAAAATCGTATTTGTATGTTCCTCCTGCAAATGGAGTACCATTACTGGCTGTTACTGTAATCTTAGCAGCTTGTGGTGCATTTGCAGGGCCACATTTTAATTTTGTTGCAGAAGCAGTAGCGCTCAAAGCAATCGCAGGTTCTGTAACTGTAACGGATACAGGTAGAGAAGGACAGCTTTTCGCATCTATCACAGTAACACTATACGTTCCTGCTTTTACATTTGTAAATACATTACTTGTCGTTTGTGAAACTACTGAACCTGTAGTTGGAGCAACTGGCGTTAAAACATAGGTATAACTTCCAGCAACAGGATTTGTTGATACCGTAATGGTTCCTGTAGCGCCTCCTTTACATTTAATAGCAGTAGGAGTTGCAGCAGTAACAACCGATTTTACTAATGTGTTTATCTTTTGATCTACAGTTGTTGAACAAGTTTTAGTGTCTGAAATCTCAAAATAATAAGTAGCAGCACTACTAACCGGATGCGTAAACGATGTTTGTCCCGTCGAAAGTGTTGTAAAAGGTTCCGAAGTAAATTTACCTGTTGTATTTACTCTGTATTTATAATTTGGATAACCGCCCGCAATATTATATACGCTAATTACTGCATCCGGTGAACCAAGAGAACAATCCAGGTCTTTATCTATCTTGATACTTGCTGTTATTGGTAAAGCAATAGTTGGCACTGTTAACGTTTTATCACATCCTGTAGCAATATCTGTTACAGTTATTTTATGATCACCCGGAGTTACATTTGTAAACGTTCCATGATTCTGAGTGGTTCCGTTGTCTAACTTATAAACATAATTTGGTGCTGTATTAGGAGATACTTTTATCGTAGCTCCGGCTCCTTTAGCACAAAAATCTGAGGTTACATCTATTTTTACGTCTATAGCTACTTTATCATTGATCGTGAAATCTTGAGTTTTTGAACAGCCATTTAAATCGGTTACGACAACAGAATACGTTCCTGCTGTTAAATTACTAAACGTTTTAACCGTTTGCGTAATAGCAGTACCTGCGGGAGCAGTTGGTGTAACTACATAAGTGTATGGCAACCAACCTCCAACTGTGTTTATAATAGCGGTTCCTTTTTCCTTACAAGTAACATGCGTTAATGTTGGTAAATTTAAAGCTAAAGCTGCTGTCGGTGCTAAAATATTTACCGTTTGCGTAGCAAAACAAGTAGTTGCTGTATTAGTAACAGTAATTGAATGTGTACCTGCATTTAAATTTGGTACAGAGATCTCAAATGAAGTTCCTGCTGCCGGAGATGTTCCGGTTTGAACTGCCCCAGAATCTACTGTATAACTATAAGCTACACTATTCCCCATTCCTGAAACAGTAAATATGGCTGATCCTTTAGAATCTCCCAAACACATCACATTGATTTGTGATTTAACTGTTACCGAAATAGTTGGCAATGAGGCAATAGAAATTTCTTTCTCGAATTTACAATTATTGGCATCTGCTACTTCAAACTTATAAGTAATACCGGCATCTAAACCAGCGAATACGTTACTTGGCTGATAAGCACCAACTGTAGGTAAAAGCATTCTATATTTTAACCCTGTAGTTGGCACAGCAATTCCTGCTGCATTGACAACATTTGAAATGGTTACATTCGCTTTATTAGTTGGACAAGTTATTGCTGTAGGAGTAAGTGTCATTCCCTTAGGCGGGTTTAACGCTACTATAGTTCCCGCAGGAATTGTTTTAGGACATGATTTGGCATCTGTAATAGTTACGGTATAAACACCCGCTGCTGTTAAACCACTAAATACATAAGTTGATTGTGGACCGGCTACCGCTACTCCATCCTTATACAATGTAAACTTATAAGAACCATTTCCACCAAAAAGACTTGCACTTGCAACTGTAATAGTAGCAGGATTATCGCAGGTATATGGGGTCGTTATTGAGGCTGTACCTGTTAAATCTTCAGGTTGGAAAACCTTAAATTTATTTTGTATCTGACAACCTTTAGCATCTTTAACAATATAAGTATATTCAGTACCGGCAACTGAACCTACTAAAGGACCATAAGTATCTTTACTAATAAAAAGTCCCTTACCATCAAATTGAAAAGTAAACGGAGCTACTCCTGTTAAACCTATAAGTTTAACTTTACCATCGTTAGCTCCAAAACAAGTTACATTTTCTACTTCTTCTTTTCCTGTTACAGCTACTTTACCGTCAACTTTTCTGTCAATACTAAAAGTACATTTGTTAGCATCTTCTATATCAAAAGTATATGTTCCGGCTGTATCTGCAGAATAGGTAAAGGTTGGTCCTGTAATAGCACTACTTGTAAATAAGGTAGTAGCACCTCTTTTAACCACATATTTATATGGTGCAGTACCACCTTCTATAGTAACTTCTATAGTAGCATTTGGCGCAACCGGGTCACAGCTTAGTGTATTTTTAATTTCTGTTTTAGCCGTAATTTTGGCGTCAATTTTTTGGCTTACTGCAAGAGCTTCACAATTATTATCATCTGTAATTAAGAAGTCGTACGTTCCTGTAGCAGTTGCTGTGTACTTAAAACTTGGCCCTGCAAAACTAGGACTAGGATCGCTGTAGGTTCCGCCGTTAACTTTTACCTGGTAGGTATATGGTCCTATACCGCCCTTAATAGTAACCGTAATTTCCGCTTTATTATTATCAAAACACAAACCTGTATTGGCTACTACTTCTGCTGTAGGTTTTACCGGTTTATCAATAATTAAATCTGAACCTGTGGTACCCGGACATAAATTTCCGTCTGTTCCGGTTACCGTATAAGTTCCTGGTGGGATATTCGTTAGTATTCCATCCGCCGGGAAAGTTTTAGTAAACGGTGAATTTTTATCTTTTAGTGTTAAAACATAAGGTTCAACACCTCCGGCCGCCGTTACAGTAACGGTTGCATTGGTTTTACAATTTGCAATACTTGCTTTAGCAGTTAAAACAAATGAAGTAGGTGTCGTAATTTTTGTAAGTATCGTAACACTACAAAGTATTCCAGATGGTGCTGCAGGATTGTCGTATCTCACACGAACATCATAGTCACCAGCTGCTTTACCTGAAATATCAACTTGAGCAGTTGTTGATTTAGCCCATGTCGCTCCTCCATCTATGGAATAAAAGTAACCTTTCGCCGTATCGAAATTTTCAGCAACAATACTGAAACCACCATCTTTGTCTCCGTTACATTTTATATTTTTAATTCCTTTTACAGTAGCTGTAAATGCTTTTTTATCTTGAATAATAAGTTTAAGATTCTGCTCAGACAAACATGATTTTGGTAATTGACGGACCCAAATATCATCAATAACTAAGTCATTACCATCATAAACTTCACTTCCTGAACGTACGACAAAAGTTAAGTTTGTATTATTACCTGGGTTCATTTTTATACTAATTGGAACCCATTTTCTCCTGTTTACATCATAAGCACCAGGTGCAATTGCCCCAGTATTATCTGTTGCAACAACTTGTCCTGAAGAATTAACTAATTCAACTTTAATATATGGAGCTTTAGATGCATCGCCAACACCTGGATTTAATAAGTTTCCGACGTAAAAATCTACGATTATATCCTGATTAGGAATAACGTCTACAATTGGTTTACTATAAAGAACACCATATTTTCCAGCTGCAGATCCAATATTTACCAATAAAAATCGTCCATTAGGATCTCCAGTATTGTTTAAATTATTTGGATTTGTGGTATGATCTTTAAAGTGAAACCATGCTCCTGTATTATTGCTTAACAAATCGTCATTTCTCCAAAAGAAACTTGCAACAGAATATTGATTATCTTCAACCGACCTTGTTGGGTTAGGACATTGATAAGGCTTTAAAACTCTTTGATCATTAAAACAATATGCAGAAGCAATACCTGGCGAAGTTGTTGGGGCTCCGCTACCAAAATCTTCTTTCAATAAATTACTGAAAGTTGGAGCAGATACCAATTTATATTTTACAATAATATCGTAAGTACCAGCCGGAACATCTTTAAAGACATTTGGTGGCACATTAGTATTTAAGGTTTTTCCTAAATAATACTCATAGGTATAAGTTGTACTTGGATCGGTTGTTACGGTAACCGTAGTGGTTCCTTTTCCGTCACAAGTATAGGCTGTTGGTTGTACAGTGAAAACCGGATCAGACGGTTTCGGGTCTAAAACAATACCCGACATTTCATAAATACAATCTGCAGCATCCTTAATCAATAAAACATAAGGTGTGGCTCTTGGCTCTACATAAGCCTGATTTGAAGTAATCCATGTACCTCCACCATCAAAACTATAACGGTATAAATTTGGCGCAGCGAAAGGAATACCTCCCTGAGCATTTGTAATTCTTACCAATCCTTGGTTTTCATGACCAGTTGGTCCGCAACCTGATAATTCGGCAACTCCCGCTGATGCAGTCAATTTTGATGCTGGTCCTCCAACGATTACTTCTCTGGCTGGATCAAAACATTCATCTGTACCATAAGTATATTTAACGATTACACTGTATTTACCCGGATTAAGGTTAGTAGTAGGCGATGTAGTATAAGCACCACCATCTACATTATAAGAAACTGTATAACCAGAATTTGATGGCGTAACCACCATTGAAATTTCTCCTCCGTTATCATTATAACATTTACCATTTTTGGTATTGAATGTTACAGTAGGTTTAAGAATATCCGTAACTTTTATTGGTGGTATTGTAACGCGACATCCCTTATCATCTACTACTACAATATTGTATTCTCCACTAGCTGGTAAAGGTCTTGTTACCGGAATTTTTGGATCTGTAACATAATCTGTACTGCCATTTACATAGTATAAATAATAAGGTGGTGGTCCTGGTCTTGGAGTTCCACCGCTTACTGATACTAAAATTTCACCATCAGCACAAGCTGTGAGCGGTTTGGTAAGATTAGCCGAAGCAGTTAAACGATAATCGAAAACTTCTATTTCGTCGATTTTGTTACAACCATTATGATTTGTTGCGCTTAAAACCTCATACTTACCTGGTGCAACACCTGTAAATGTGACATAATTATTATCAATAAGTCCTGAATTCTGAATCTCAACCGCACTTCCCACTGCTCTTAGGATGAATCTAAATTGACCCGGTACATTGTTAATAACCGCTTTTACTGTCCCTAATTCACCATTACAACGTGGATGTGTTGCTGTAATTTCTGTGCTAAAAATAAGTTCTTCGACATTCACTTGAACATGAAACGGACAAGATGAAATTTCTCCATTTACAAATACAGTCTGTCTGATCTGAACATCATAAGACCCTTTCGGTACATTATTAAATACATTCGAAGCTTGGTAGTTTACACCGTCAAGACTATAAGAATATCCGGTATTTGGAAGCGGGTTTGTAACCGTGATCGATCCCTTAGTATCACAAATTATATCTTGTTTATCTGCTTTTGGATCAAGTAAATTTTGATACACATTAAAGTAATAAGTAGCGACACAAGTATTACCGTAATTCACTACAAGTCTAAAGACACCAGGTCTGTCGGCAATATAGTCAGGTCCGGTTTGAACCGTTGTCCAGTTTGTTGCTCCTTCATAAGGACAGGTATCCGGACCCGGAGTTGCCGGAAGATCTTTAGTTTCTTGCCAAACAATACTTTCTGCTCCAATAATTCCGGTCATTAATGGTCTTTTATCGTTTAAACCACATAAAAAGATCTTAGGAAAAGGTTTACCGTCTCGCACACAAGTAATCACCTCACCTGTTAGAGGATCTATATTGTCTCCTTTTATTGGATTTTTCTTTGCTCCGGTAAGATAATCAATGACGTTAAAAGTTTGTTCTATGTCTTTACAATTTACCGCGCCACTATTTTTTACCTTATAAATTCCGGCTTTGGTTACTGTTACTTGTTGATTGTTACCTCCAAAAACAACATCGTTTTGATCCCTCCATTCATAAGTGGCATAACCATTAGCCGCTTTTAAAATGGCAGTATCACATATCGATACATCTCTCTTAAATAGACAATCATCTATTCCAACTAAGAAATTGGTAGATGTTGGTGATCCTACATTACAGGATGAAATATTAGAAAAACTTCCTTCACCAAATCCTCCTTCCGTAGTGTTTTTATCACCATAATATTTGGAATTAGCTATATTTTTTATTTCATTAGAACAAGCGTCGATTAATTCATTACAATCTTTTACAACTCTAACTCTAAATTTAATTGGATATTCTGCTCCCTTTGCAATAACAAAACTATCCGGTACTGTAAATACAAGAGTTCTTGTAGCTGCTGTATAAGTTGCCTTAATAGCAGAGTCCATAATTAAGATGTCAGTTGATTCATCAAAAATTATATTATTCGGAAGAACATCGGTAATCGTGAAATTTTTAGCATTGTCATTCCCTTCATTTCTAAACTTAATTTCATATCTAAGTTCTTGTCCCAGTTTTACCGGTTGTAATCCAATATTTTTGTCATCCTTATCTAATACATTTTTTTTAAGAACTATTTTAGGAGCAATAATTTCTACCGCTAACGCGTTAAAAAACATATAATAAGAATCTGATGAAGTACTTATCCTTAACTCAGCTTTCGTTTCCTTATTCTGTATTACAGTATTACCAGGGTTATCAACTTTTATCACACCCGCATCATAACCCAACGTATTGATACTCGCAGGAATACGACCTGCTAAAATAACATCTCCATCAGTAATCGTGCTATTAAAAAAGTTCGGCACCTTTCCAATTATTTTTCTTACTAATGATTTAACAGGTCCGTAAACAGACTTAATTGCTGGTGGTGGGTCTATAGCATCTAAACCTTTAATTTCTAAACCATCCCCATCCAACTTTGCATCACCTTCTAGTGCACTAAAAGCCAACTTTACATTTACATCACCGAATGGATTAGTCTGAAACCCCGAAATTGGAACAATTAAAGGTGGATCGTTTTTTCTAATAATACTAAAACCATCAAAGCTTGTAACAAATTTACTAGGTAATAAAGGATCTTCGTAAACCACAAAAATAGACCATCCTGCAGCATTACCTCCAGGAGAAAATTTCCCCTCAGAACAAACCAAATCTGCGACTGTATAAACCCCTTCCTTTGATGCCTTTACAAAATCGGTAATATCCTTAAAACAAGCATAAGGCAATGATGCAAAAGGCGAAACTACACCTTCTTTTCCCTCATCATGAAGTACAATTCCTTCAATATTTTCAAAAACTTTACTGTTTGGTGTTTTTAGTTTTATCTTAGAAATTGTAGTTCTATCAGCATCCTTACTATTGTAGGTTCCCGACCAATATAAAGCCGCATAAACAATATTATAACAATTTTTGCTCCCTTTAGGAATCACTAATTCAGAGGAACTTGAATTTTTAATAGCGTCTTTATCAACCTTAATATACTTCATAGTGAAATTATCATTCACCTCATTTGTTAAATCATAAGCATCGTTAGCACTTTCTCCCTTCTTATCGGTTTCTCTATTTAAGATATTGTTTCCAATAACTAAAATATCTCCATTCAAGTTGTTTTTATAACGTGTCGCAAACTCTTTTCTTAACTGAGAATAAGAAGAAAAACTGAGCAATAAGAACACAACTGCAATTAATGTTTTAAAAATAGTAGGTTTTTTCATAGTCCTTTTTATTTACTTAAACTTTATTCTCTAAGGGGCATTAGTGAATAAAAACAATTAGTATTTTAAATTTTTATTATTTAGACTCTTCCCAAAAATTAAGAAGGGCACAACTTTTTATTGATATTAATTTTCCACTTTAGCGATAACCATTTTCCCATTGTATGGTTTGCTGCCTTTAGCTTCCAGTGCTTTTTGAGCATCTGATAATCCTTCGAATTTATCGTAATAAATGTAATATTTACTTGTTGTCACATTATAAAAGAAATTCACATTTGAAACTCCTGAAGCTACTGCTTTGGCAAGGAATTCATCTCTCTTCTCCACACTGCTGTGTACAGCAACAATTAAATAATACCCATTGTCAGAATTTTTAATATTCTTAATAATCTGCATGTTTGACTGATCTTCTCCAAAATCAAAATCACTTGCTGTTAGTGGTGTATTACTTAGTTTTGTTGTTTCTTTTATACGTTTAAGAGCAGCCAAATCCTGTTCATATCTTCCTTGATCATTTTCGTATGCAGCTCGTTTAATTCTACGTTTTTTCTCAATTTCAGTTTCTGCCTTAATACGTTCTAAATTGGCAAGTAAAGCTGCACTGTCTTGTTCCATTTTAAGCTGTGCGGCTTTCAACTGATTTATTTTCTCCAAATAAGCTTTGTTCAAAGCATCATTTTTATTTGGTACTTTTTTAAGTCTTTCGTTGTATAAATTCGTCAGTTTAGCAATCTCATCTTTTTGTATTCTGTTGGCATCTGCCAATTGTGATTTTAAAGCTTCTAACTGACTGTTTTCAGCAGCAACACTTTTGAACGGTTTAGGCTCTTTGTAGATCCCTTTATCGCTTAAGTCATTCTCTTCTCTTAAGTCGTCCAAATCTTTTTGTTTGTTGGCTACCGTTGCATTAAACTGTTCCAATAAATCACTTTGTGTTTTTCCTGAAGCATCTAAAGACTGCGTTAAATTGTCAATCGCTCTTGCTGTATCATCTTTCGGTGCTGAAGCCGCTTTTGCTGCTGCTACTGCTGCTGCATCTGCCGCTAGTTTTGCTTGTAGCGCTACCGCATCAGCTTTGGCTTTTGCATCTGCTAATAATTTTGCTTCACGTGCTTCTTCAGCCAGTTTTAATTGTCTTGTTTCTTCTTCAGCTTGTAATTTTTCATTTGCTTCTGCATCCGCTTTAGCTCTGGCATCTGCTAATAACTTAGCTTGCGCTGCTTCCATATCTGCTTTAGCTTTAGCATCTGCTGCTAGTTTTGCCTGAAGTGCTTCTGCATCGGCTTTAGATTTGGCATCAGCTTCTAATTTCGCTTGTAATGCTTCTGCATCCGCTTTCGCTTTTGCGTCGGCTGCTAATTTCGCCTGAAGTGCTTCTGCATCAGCTTTCGCTTTAACATCGGCTGCTAATTTTGCTTGTAATGCTTCTGCATCGGCTTTCGCTTTGGCGTCGGCTGCTAATTTCGCTTGTAATGCTTCCGCATCGGCTTTCGCTTTAACATCGGCTGCTAATTTAGCCTGAAGTGCTTCTGCATCGGCTTTCGCTTTGGCGTCGGCTGCTAATTTCGCTTGTAATGCTTCCGCATCAGCTTTCGCTTTTGCGTCTGCTGCTAATTTCGCCTGAAGTGCTTCTGCATCGGCTTTCGCTTTTGCGTCTGCTGCTAACTTAGCTTGTAATGCTTCTGCATCGGCTTTCGCTTTGGCGTCTGCAGCTAATTTCGCTTGTAACGCTTCTGCATCGGCTTTCGCTTTGGCGTCTGCTGCTAACTTAGCTTGTAATGCTTCTGCATCCGCTTTGGCTTTGGCATCTGCTGCTAATTTTGCCTGGCGCTCTTCTTCTTCTAATTGTAATTTTTTAGCTTCTGCATCAGCTTGTGCTTTGGCAGTAGCTTCTGCATCCGCCTTAACTTTAGCATCTGCCAATAACTTAGCTTGTAATGCTTCCATATCCG is a window from the Flavobacterium cupriresistens genome containing:
- a CDS encoding DUF11 domain-containing protein — translated: MKKPTIFKTLIAVVFLLLSFSSYSQLRKEFATRYKNNLNGDILVIGNNILNRETDKKGESANDAYDLTNEVNDNFTMKYIKVDKDAIKNSSSSELVIPKGSKNCYNIVYAALYWSGTYNSKDADRTTISKIKLKTPNSKVFENIEGIVLHDEGKEGVVSPFASLPYACFKDITDFVKASKEGVYTVADLVCSEGKFSPGGNAAGWSIFVVYEDPLLPSKFVTSFDGFSIIRKNDPPLIVPISGFQTNPFGDVNVKLAFSALEGDAKLDGDGLEIKGLDAIDPPPAIKSVYGPVKSLVRKIIGKVPNFFNSTITDGDVILAGRIPASINTLGYDAGVIKVDNPGNTVIQNKETKAELRISTSSDSYYMFFNALAVEIIAPKIVLKKNVLDKDDKNIGLQPVKLGQELRYEIKFRNEGNDNAKNFTITDVLPNNIIFDESTDILIMDSAIKATYTAATRTLVFTVPDSFVIAKGAEYPIKFRVRVVKDCNELIDACSNEIKNIANSKYYGDKNTTEGGFGEGSFSNISSCNVGSPTSTNFLVGIDDCLFKRDVSICDTAILKAANGYATYEWRDQNDVVFGGNNQQVTVTKAGIYKVKNSGAVNCKDIEQTFNVIDYLTGAKKNPIKGDNIDPLTGEVITCVRDGKPFPKIFLCGLNDKRPLMTGIIGAESIVWQETKDLPATPGPDTCPYEGATNWTTVQTGPDYIADRPGVFRLVVNYGNTCVATYYFNVYQNLLDPKADKQDIICDTKGSITVTNPLPNTGYSYSLDGVNYQASNVFNNVPKGSYDVQIRQTVFVNGEISSCPFHVQVNVEELIFSTEITATHPRCNGELGTVKAVINNVPGQFRFILRAVGSAVEIQNSGLIDNNYVTFTGVAPGKYEVLSATNHNGCNKIDEIEVFDYRLTASANLTKPLTACADGEILVSVSGGTPRPGPPPYYLYYVNGSTDYVTDPKIPVTRPLPASGEYNIVVVDDKGCRVTIPPIKVTDILKPTVTFNTKNGKCYNDNGGEISMVVTPSNSGYTVSYNVDGGAYTTSPTTNLNPGKYSVIVKYTYGTDECFDPAREVIVGGPASKLTASAGVAELSGCGPTGHENQGLVRITNAQGGIPFAAPNLYRYSFDGGGTWITSNQAYVEPRATPYVLLIKDAADCIYEMSGIVLDPKPSDPVFTVQPTAYTCDGKGTTTVTVTTDPSTTYTYEYYLGKTLNTNVPPNVFKDVPAGTYDIIVKYKLVSAPTFSNLLKEDFGSGAPTTSPGIASAYCFNDQRVLKPYQCPNPTRSVEDNQYSVASFFWRNDDLLSNNTGAWFHFKDHTTNPNNLNNTGDPNGRFLLVNIGSAAGKYGVLYSKPIVDVIPNQDIIVDFYVGNLLNPGVGDASKAPYIKVELVNSSGQVVATDNTGAIAPGAYDVNRRKWVPISIKMNPGNNTNLTFVVRSGSEVYDGNDLVIDDIWVRQLPKSCLSEQNLKLIIQDKKAFTATVKGIKNIKCNGDKDGGFSIVAENFDTAKGYFYSIDGGATWAKSTTAQVDISGKAAGDYDVRVRYDNPAAPSGILCSVTILTKITTPTSFVLTAKASIANCKTNATVTVTAAGGVEPYVLTLKDKNSPFTKTFPADGILTNIPPGTYTVTGTDGNLCPGTTGSDLIIDKPVKPTAEVVANTGLCFDNNKAEITVTIKGGIGPYTYQVKVNGGTYSDPSPSFAGPSFKYTATATGTYDFLITDDNNCEALAVSQKIDAKITAKTEIKNTLSCDPVAPNATIEVTIEGGTAPYKYVVKRGATTLFTSSAITGPTFTYSADTAGTYTFDIEDANKCTFSIDRKVDGKVAVTGKEEVENVTCFGANDGKVKLIGLTGVAPFTFQFDGKGLFISKDTYGPLVGSVAGTEYTYIVKDAKGCQIQNKFKVFQPEDLTGTASITTPYTCDNPATITVASASLFGGNGSYKFTLYKDGVAVAGPQSTYVFSGLTAAGVYTVTITDAKSCPKTIPAGTIVALNPPKGMTLTPTAITCPTNKANVTISNVVNAAGIAVPTTGLKYRMLLPTVGAYQPSNVFAGLDAGITYKFEVADANNCKFEKEISIASLPTISVTVKSQINVMCLGDSKGSAIFTVSGMGNSVAYSYTVDSGAVQTGTSPAAGTSFEISVPNLNAGTHSITVTNTATTCFATQTVNILAPTAALALNLPTLTHVTCKEKGTAIINTVGGWLPYTYVVTPTAPAGTAITQTVKTFSNLTAGTYSVVVTDLNGCSKTQDFTINDKVAIDVKIDVTSDFCAKGAGATIKVSPNTAPNYVYKLDNGTTQNHGTFTNVTPGDHKITVTDIATGCDKTLTVPTIALPITASIKIDKDLDCSLGSPDAVISVYNIAGGYPNYKYRVNTTGKFTSEPFTTLSTGQTSFTHPVSSAATYYFEISDTKTCSTTVDQKINTLVKSVVTAATPTAIKCKGGATGTITVSTNPVAGSYTYVLTPVAPTTGSVVSQTTSNVFTNVKAGTYSVTVIDAKSCPSLPVSVTVTEPAIALSATASATKLKCGPANAPQAAKITVTASNGTPFAGGTYKYDFGAGYVDSNEFTTNTPGVVNIMVKDANGCTFPTSATILALKPPTGLAFDQELVITCDPAKLNTDLKVTITNGISPFKYEITSTTAAIAPARPVETGIVAQSHTFTDLAPGKYYFTITDANGCTVSDNYEISNVALISVNGGVDTNVTCNGAADGKIKFTVGGNIAGGYTYTLTGSVSGPITGGVKTGDTVLYSGLKGNETYTFSVINSATTCRDSDSVVLSQPAAIINLKATASKVFCSPTVESRIEVTASGGVAPLQFAVVKLGVTPVAADYNTSGIFTKNTTVDGLAYVAYVKDKNGNCSQNIPVNVVRDAAPTVDPIGTTCYEGGTLNITMSGTVFTGSGILYGVDGNYSSNPIKNIPGPGSYNLTIKDDNGCISSVFVLNISNQLKLTVTPIKDVTCSAVPPFTTTDAQVTLSAVGGGATYAYEVRKAPSMTYSPVVGTVFETSSPGDYYFRVISGGCDAVSPVAVTVTTPVPPVITAVATGTKCTSSKEGTIQISVTSGGVLPFTYTIDNWVTSNTTGYFTDLAGAVGTGLGYTYQVRDAKGCVVSGAAQVFVVAPDPIDFIADDQPIKCNPSGGGSSLGSIEVKNVTGGTGQYTYFIRNNFGYQDSYTTTAREDHKFDIINFGIYTVEVQDANGCPQRKVVVMASPPSDLDINITSTTSTCASGGTAIVQVVASVGSGNY